From a region of the Dictyostelium discoideum AX4 chromosome 2 chromosome, whole genome shotgun sequence genome:
- the omt1 gene encoding O-methyltransferase family 3 protein, translated as MDSENFKQHLKKLYSVNNGKVKITNEIVKFTQNHSEPLHQVQKDLINYTNTNFESNSYMLTDGNQNQFFTLLLKVLNAKKAIDVGVYTGLSSLSFALSMPDDGKVTSIDCVRDYEECCHLHWKKANVDHKINLVIDNAKNHLQKLIDNGESGTFDFIFIDADKDSYDAYYELSLKLIRKGGIIAFDNILFFGATLVDHDSKKPEDQIFLGCPSFQRMVDALKLLNEKIANDERVIKTMLPLSDGITLVTKK; from the exons atggattcagaaaattttaaacaacatttaaaaaaattatatagtGTTAATAATGGCAAAGTTAAAATAACAAatgaaattgttaaatttacACAAAATCACTCAGAACCATTACATCAAGTTCAAAAAGATTTGATTAATT acaCAAACACAAATTTTGAATCGAACTCATATATGTTAACTGATggtaatcaaaatcaatttttcacattattattaaaag ttttaaaTGCTAAAAAAGCaattgatgttggtgttTATACTGGATTAagttcattatcatttgcaCTTTCAATGCCAGATGATGGTAAAGTAACTAGTATTGATTGTGTTAGAGATTATGAAGAATGTTGTCATTTACATTGGAAGAAAGCAAATGTTGatcataaaattaatttagtaATTGATAATGcaaaaaatcatttacaaaaattaattgataatggtgaatCTGGtacatttgattttattttcattgatGCTGATAAAGACTCGTATGATGCTTATTatgaattatcattaaaattaattagaaaAGGTGGAATAATTgcatttgataatattttattttttggtgcAACTTTAGTTGATCATGATAGTAAAAAACCGGAAGATCAAATATTTTTGGGTTGTCCATCATTCCAAAGAATGGTAGAtgcattaaaattattgaatgaaaaaattGCAAATGATGAAAGGGTTATTAAAACAATGTTACCATTATCTGATGGAATTACATTAGTtacaaagaaataa